Proteins encoded within one genomic window of Flavobacterium sp. NG2:
- a CDS encoding tetratricopeptide repeat protein, translating to MQKNQIYILLTFIIFISCDLKTADDYYNIAFDLEQKGEYEKAIPFLDKAIEKNPKFRPALLNRGADKSEIGDYNGAIKDYQKIIAFEPNNTLVLMNIGNNHKRLKQYEKSIEFYTKALNTKGAIKSDSTYLIINLPNEWDKDSDYYVRKYEIQYERGISYVYSKKYYLAITDLIEAMKYVEDLPNAMSWTGEAYYHLNDTINARKYLTEASKYGMLDAKELLDKIEKKK from the coding sequence ATGCAAAAAAACCAAATATACATACTACTGACTTTCATAATATTCATCTCTTGTGATTTAAAAACAGCAGATGATTACTATAATATTGCATTCGATTTAGAGCAAAAAGGAGAATATGAAAAAGCAATTCCATTTTTAGATAAAGCAATTGAAAAGAACCCAAAATTTCGACCTGCACTATTAAACCGAGGAGCTGACAAATCTGAAATTGGAGACTACAATGGAGCTATTAAGGACTATCAAAAAATTATAGCATTTGAACCAAACAATACATTGGTTTTAATGAACATCGGAAACAATCATAAAAGACTTAAACAATACGAAAAGTCAATTGAATTTTATACAAAAGCATTAAATACAAAAGGAGCAATTAAATCTGATAGCACATACTTGATTATCAATTTACCAAATGAATGGGATAAAGATTCTGACTATTATGTTCGGAAATACGAAATTCAATACGAACGCGGTATTTCATATGTCTACTCAAAAAAATATTACCTTGCAATAACGGACTTAATAGAAGCAATGAAATATGTAGAAGATTTGCCAAATGCAATGAGTTGGACAGGAGAAGCATATTATCATTTAAACGATACGATTAATGCACGTAAGTATTTGACAGAAGCATCGAAATACGGAATGTTAGACGCAAAAGAATTATTAGATAAAATTGAGAAGAAAAAATGA
- a CDS encoding VOC family protein has protein sequence MPNFSFNHLALSVKDVNESVEFYQKLFKLEEIKNTASDSKTRWLSLNEGKQLHLIPHPNSEIKINKAVHFALSTSDLDSLIDNLNNLKIEFSDWNDVPNKIYVRKDGIKQIYFQDPNGYWIEINNDVK, from the coding sequence ATGCCTAATTTCTCATTTAACCACTTAGCACTTTCTGTAAAAGATGTTAACGAATCAGTCGAATTTTATCAAAAATTATTCAAACTTGAAGAAATTAAGAATACAGCTTCTGACTCTAAAACAAGGTGGTTGTCATTAAATGAAGGAAAACAACTTCACCTTATTCCTCATCCAAATTCTGAAATAAAAATTAATAAAGCTGTTCATTTTGCTTTATCTACCTCTGATTTAGATTCCTTAATAGATAATCTAAATAATTTAAAAATTGAATTTTCTGACTGGAACGATGTCCCGAATAAAATTTACGTTCGAAAAGATGGAATTAAACAGATTTACTTTCAAGACCCAAATGGATACTGGATAGAAATAAACAATGACGTCAAATAA